The Candidatus Nitrosymbiomonas proteolyticus genome has a segment encoding these proteins:
- a CDS encoding winged helix-turn-helix transcriptional regulator produces the protein MNDVVLFGKALADPTRVRILAALLKNGLCVCELADALEMSQSTLSNHLQTLRQAGVLSTTQRHKWINYSIEPSAKPALEAVLNHYAAALKADQRGQRDAERIRRRLAIRVDGYCVLGPNQLDQGEKHEL, from the coding sequence ATGAACGATGTCGTCCTGTTTGGCAAAGCTCTCGCCGATCCCACTCGTGTGCGAATCCTTGCGGCACTGCTCAAGAACGGGCTTTGCGTCTGTGAGCTTGCCGATGCCCTGGAGATGAGTCAATCAACGCTCTCCAACCATTTGCAAACCCTCCGTCAGGCGGGAGTCCTCTCCACCACACAGAGGCACAAGTGGATCAACTACAGCATCGAGCCGAGCGCAAAGCCCGCACTTGAAGCCGTTTTGAACCACTACGCGGCAGCGCTCAAAGCGGACCAACGCGGCCAGCGCGACGCGGAAAGGATCAGAAGGAGGCTCGCCATCAGAGTAGACGGCTATTGCGTTCTCGGCCCAAACCAACTCGATCAAGGAGAAAAACATGAACTGTAA
- a CDS encoding copper-translocating P-type ATPase: MALDPVCGMMVDPADAAGSFEHAGTTYYFCGKSCLERFKSNPEKHLAPEPIEAAEPQDVRLEYTCPMHPEIVQKGPGSCPKCGMALEPLHPAATVKKTQWTCPMHPQIVQDKPGSCPICGMALEPMEVSPDDENPELVDMTRRFWVSTVLSIPLLLAVMPHLFGFDIANWIPHGVLGWAQFALATPVVLWGGWPFFQRGWASVVHRSPNMFTLIALGTGVAWLYSVVGVIAPHVFPPSFRNKMGGVDLYFEAAAVITTLVLLGQVLELRARSATSSAIRALLDLSPKQARLVRDGKEEDIPLEHVHMGDSLRVRPGEKIPVDGIVIDGRSSVNESMITGEPMPVQKAEGDRVTGATVNGTGSFLMRAERVGSETLLAQIVKMVSEAQRSRAPIQKLADTVSGIFVPIVVLVAIISFVVWAMFGPAPAMAYAVINAVAVLIIACPCALGLATPMSIMVGTGRGAQAGVLIKSAEALEAFEKVDTLVVDKTGTLTEGKPRVVAVVPLAELSDTEVLEVAGGIEQGSEHPLAAAILAGLKERSIEPSKVQDFESVTGKGVRGKIGNDDVALGNFALMESVGVTPGDAATKAEAMRAEGQTVMFVAKGTKVVGLIGVADPIKTTASEALVALHEEKIRVVMVTGDSKTTAQAVATGLGIDEVHADVLPEGKIEIIKRLQSEGRFVAMAGDGINDAPALAQAQVGIAMGTGTDVAMESAGITLLKGDLTGLVRARRLSRATMSNIRQNLFFAFVYNVAGVPIAAGALYPFTGLLLGPVIAALAMSLSSVSVIGNALRLRSTKL; this comes from the coding sequence ATGGCACTTGACCCCGTTTGCGGGATGATGGTTGACCCCGCCGATGCGGCGGGGTCGTTTGAACACGCGGGCACAACTTACTATTTCTGCGGCAAGAGTTGTCTGGAGCGATTCAAGTCGAACCCCGAGAAACATCTGGCCCCTGAGCCAATCGAGGCAGCAGAGCCTCAAGATGTGCGGCTTGAGTACACCTGCCCCATGCATCCCGAGATCGTGCAGAAGGGTCCGGGCAGTTGCCCGAAGTGCGGCATGGCGTTGGAGCCGCTCCATCCGGCCGCGACGGTCAAGAAGACGCAATGGACTTGTCCGATGCATCCGCAGATCGTGCAGGACAAACCGGGCAGTTGCCCCATCTGCGGGATGGCGCTTGAACCGATGGAGGTGAGCCCCGACGACGAGAATCCCGAGCTTGTGGACATGACCCGCCGGTTCTGGGTTTCGACCGTCCTCTCGATACCGCTTCTATTGGCAGTGATGCCCCATCTGTTCGGATTCGACATCGCGAACTGGATACCGCATGGAGTTCTGGGCTGGGCACAGTTTGCGCTCGCTACGCCGGTGGTGCTTTGGGGAGGGTGGCCATTCTTCCAGCGCGGTTGGGCTTCGGTTGTCCATCGCAGCCCCAACATGTTCACGTTGATCGCGCTGGGGACCGGAGTGGCTTGGCTGTACAGCGTGGTCGGCGTCATCGCCCCCCACGTGTTTCCGCCTTCGTTCCGCAACAAGATGGGTGGTGTGGACCTGTATTTCGAGGCAGCAGCCGTTATCACGACGCTCGTCTTGCTGGGTCAGGTCCTAGAACTTCGAGCACGGAGCGCGACGAGCAGCGCCATTCGGGCTCTACTCGACCTTTCACCCAAGCAGGCTCGGCTGGTTCGAGACGGAAAGGAAGAGGACATCCCGCTGGAACATGTCCATATGGGTGATTCGTTACGTGTGCGCCCTGGGGAGAAGATTCCTGTGGATGGCATCGTGATCGACGGCCGAAGCTCGGTAAATGAGTCCATGATCACCGGCGAGCCTATGCCCGTTCAGAAGGCCGAAGGCGACAGAGTGACGGGGGCGACGGTTAACGGAACGGGGAGCTTCCTAATGCGGGCTGAGCGCGTGGGAAGTGAAACCCTGCTTGCCCAGATCGTGAAAATGGTGAGCGAGGCACAGCGCTCGCGGGCTCCCATTCAAAAGTTGGCCGACACGGTTTCTGGCATATTCGTGCCGATTGTGGTGTTGGTCGCGATCATTTCCTTTGTCGTTTGGGCCATGTTCGGGCCAGCGCCTGCAATGGCGTATGCGGTCATCAATGCGGTCGCGGTGTTGATCATCGCCTGCCCTTGCGCACTGGGTTTAGCGACTCCGATGTCGATCATGGTCGGAACCGGGCGCGGTGCACAGGCCGGTGTTCTCATCAAGAGTGCGGAGGCGTTGGAGGCGTTCGAGAAAGTTGACACTCTGGTGGTTGACAAGACGGGCACGCTCACCGAGGGCAAGCCACGGGTGGTTGCCGTCGTTCCTCTGGCAGAACTCTCGGATACCGAGGTTCTTGAGGTGGCGGGAGGGATCGAGCAAGGCAGCGAACATCCCCTGGCGGCGGCGATTCTCGCTGGCCTCAAGGAACGTAGCATCGAGCCGAGCAAGGTGCAGGATTTTGAGTCGGTCACCGGCAAAGGCGTGCGTGGCAAGATCGGCAACGACGACGTTGCGCTCGGAAACTTCGCCTTGATGGAGTCTGTTGGCGTGACCCCGGGGGACGCCGCGACGAAAGCAGAGGCGATGCGAGCCGAAGGCCAGACCGTCATGTTCGTCGCTAAGGGGACAAAGGTTGTGGGTCTGATCGGCGTTGCGGACCCGATCAAGACAACAGCATCTGAAGCATTGGTCGCTTTGCACGAAGAGAAGATTCGCGTCGTCATGGTCACGGGCGACAGCAAGACCACGGCGCAGGCGGTTGCCACAGGACTCGGCATTGACGAAGTCCATGCCGACGTTTTGCCCGAAGGCAAGATTGAGATCATCAAGCGACTCCAATCGGAGGGGCGGTTCGTTGCGATGGCCGGTGACGGGATCAACGACGCCCCTGCTCTTGCTCAAGCTCAGGTTGGAATCGCGATGGGAACTGGCACCGACGTGGCAATGGAAAGCGCTGGCATCACCCTCCTCAAAGGCGATCTAACGGGACTGGTTCGGGCGAGAAGACTCAGCCGTGCGACAATGAGCAACATCCGCCAGAACCTCTTTTTCGCTTTCGTCTACAACGTCGCGGGAGTTCCAATTGCTGCGGGCGCTCTTTATCCGTTCACTGGTCTTCTACTGGGTCCGGTGATCGCGGCATTGGCAATGAGCTTAAGTTCTGTGTCCGTGATTGGCAATGCGCTGAGGCTACGGAGCACAAAACTGTAG
- a CDS encoding ATPase P has protein sequence MKTVFRIGKMDCPTEEGIIRNRLNGMNGIERLEFDLMSRKLTVIHDHPDESTIQQALESVGMDPKLVSEDEPESAGHGPAVPILDRWLMGASGVLAVAAEVIAWTMGTERSWPVIALALGSIALGGKETIRKGIVSLRTLTLNINFLMTIAIIGAAFIGQWPEAAMVTFLFGVAEMIEAFSLDRARHAIRSLMELSPERALALVGNEWVEIEASSVALGQLVRVRPGERIALDGLVKKGSSSVNQAPITGESIPVAKAAGDQVFAGTINEKGSFDFEVTANTGQTTLARIIRAVQQAQSQKAPTQRFVDQFARYYTPLVVVLAILITVVPPLLLAQPYSDWLYKALVLLVIACPCALVISTPVTVVSALASAARRGILIKGGVYIEEGRRLSRIALDKTGTLTHGLPKVTDVIPFDSIEEVELLRLAASLDAPSEHPVATAIVDAYKGERASVQEFESITGRGVSGVVDGQQYFLGNHRLAHEEDYCRAEVEAVLEDLEEQGKTVVILGNADRALGVIAVADTVRETSIQAVKELHDLGVRTLMLTGDNARTANAIAAQVGIDDARGDLLPEDKRKIITELTADEEHVGMVGDGINDAPALAQADVGFAMGAAGTDTAIETADVALMQDDLRKIPEFIRLSRRASTVLKQNIAFAIGVKVLFFVLAFLGIATLWMAVFADMGASLLVVVNGLRLLQSPIGSSFRNRS, from the coding sequence ATGAAGACGGTCTTCCGGATCGGAAAGATGGATTGCCCTACGGAGGAAGGCATCATTCGGAACCGTTTGAACGGGATGAACGGGATCGAGCGGCTGGAATTCGACTTGATGAGCCGCAAGCTGACGGTGATCCACGATCATCCCGACGAAAGCACCATCCAGCAAGCCCTCGAATCGGTAGGAATGGATCCAAAGCTCGTAAGTGAAGACGAGCCCGAATCGGCGGGGCACGGACCGGCTGTTCCGATTCTCGATCGATGGCTCATGGGAGCTTCTGGAGTCCTCGCGGTGGCCGCCGAAGTCATCGCGTGGACTATGGGCACAGAACGGTCATGGCCGGTGATTGCTCTAGCACTTGGTTCGATTGCGCTGGGCGGCAAGGAGACGATTCGAAAGGGGATCGTCTCCCTGCGGACCCTCACGCTCAACATAAATTTCTTGATGACGATTGCGATCATCGGGGCGGCCTTCATCGGGCAGTGGCCCGAAGCCGCTATGGTCACCTTCCTCTTTGGGGTCGCTGAAATGATTGAAGCATTCTCGCTCGATCGAGCGCGTCACGCGATTCGCTCACTCATGGAATTATCCCCCGAGCGTGCACTTGCATTGGTCGGAAACGAATGGGTCGAAATCGAAGCTTCCAGCGTCGCTCTCGGGCAACTCGTGAGAGTTCGGCCAGGAGAACGCATCGCGCTAGATGGCCTCGTAAAGAAAGGTTCCTCCAGTGTAAACCAGGCCCCTATTACCGGAGAAAGCATCCCGGTTGCTAAAGCGGCTGGAGATCAGGTCTTCGCCGGGACGATCAACGAGAAAGGCAGCTTCGATTTTGAAGTTACGGCTAACACGGGGCAAACGACATTGGCACGGATCATTCGAGCCGTGCAGCAAGCGCAGAGTCAGAAGGCGCCCACGCAGCGTTTCGTCGACCAGTTCGCTCGGTACTACACGCCGCTCGTCGTCGTATTGGCAATCCTCATTACGGTCGTGCCACCCTTGCTTTTGGCCCAACCTTACTCGGATTGGCTCTACAAAGCATTGGTGCTCTTGGTGATCGCGTGCCCATGTGCGCTGGTCATCTCGACTCCGGTCACTGTCGTCAGCGCTTTGGCCTCAGCAGCAAGACGAGGAATTTTGATTAAGGGGGGCGTTTACATCGAAGAGGGTCGGAGGCTCTCGCGAATTGCTCTTGACAAAACCGGCACCTTGACCCATGGCTTGCCAAAGGTGACCGATGTTATACCGTTCGATTCCATTGAAGAAGTGGAACTGCTTCGATTGGCGGCTAGCCTCGACGCCCCGTCGGAGCATCCCGTAGCTACCGCCATTGTCGATGCCTACAAAGGCGAAAGAGCTTCTGTCCAAGAGTTCGAGTCCATTACGGGGCGCGGGGTGAGCGGAGTCGTTGATGGGCAGCAATACTTCCTTGGAAACCATCGGCTTGCTCACGAGGAGGACTACTGCCGCGCCGAGGTCGAGGCAGTTCTCGAAGACCTCGAAGAGCAGGGGAAGACCGTCGTCATTCTCGGCAACGCTGATCGGGCGCTCGGGGTCATCGCGGTTGCCGATACCGTCCGCGAAACGAGCATTCAGGCAGTTAAGGAGCTGCACGACCTTGGAGTGAGAACTCTCATGCTCACTGGTGACAATGCTCGAACCGCAAATGCCATTGCTGCCCAAGTAGGCATTGACGACGCTCGCGGAGACCTACTTCCTGAAGACAAGCGAAAGATCATCACCGAGCTAACCGCTGACGAAGAACACGTGGGCATGGTGGGTGACGGCATCAACGACGCCCCCGCATTAGCTCAGGCAGACGTCGGCTTCGCGATGGGCGCAGCCGGAACGGACACGGCGATAGAGACTGCCGACGTCGCGCTGATGCAAGATGACCTGCGCAAAATCCCCGAGTTCATCCGACTGAGCCGCCGAGCTTCCACCGTATTGAAGCAAAACATCGCATTCGCGATTGGTGTAAAGGTGCTTTTCTTCGTGCTCGCCTTCTTGGGGATCGCGACCCTCTGGATGGCGGTCTTTGCCGACATGGGGGCGAGTTTGCTTGTGGTTGTAAATGGCCTGCGGCTCCTACAGTCTCCCATCGGCTCCTCGTTTAGGAACCGATCTTAG
- a CDS encoding cation/multidrug efflux pump, producing MLDRLLHFSLTQRLLVFAGTIGLVLWGILSWTKLNLDAVPDITTNQVQINTQTGGMGPEEVERLVTFPIETAMAGLPGVMNTRSLSQYGLSQVTVTFHDNVDIFFARQLVNERLSRVGAELPANIDAPQMGPVSTGLGDIYMFSVESDKRSITDLRTIMDWQIAPQLRSVAGVAEVNVADGNVKQYQVVADMARLQARGLGIHDLIEALQNNNQNAGGGVLDSGGERTLIRSVGMASTPEEIETIPVSSEDGTPVLVRDVAEVTTGTPVVTGLSTKDGHEALLAIAMMLKGANGRTVAQAVDAKIEEIKAQLPEDVKLTTVYNRANLVNKTVGTVEKSLLEGGILVIVVLLLLLGNWRGAVIVALAIPLSMLFAIGMMNQWGISGNLMSLGAIDFGLIVDGAVVMIENAVRRVAEAREHAGKTLNRHDVRHVVWESSKEVAKPTAFAVSIITVVYLPILALEGTEGKMFKPMAFTVVFALLGALILTLTLVPALASLFLSGDTREGKNPIMGFFSRMYKPALTFALRAKAIVVAGALVLLGLAGWVFTTLGAEFIPTLDEGDLVVQPIRIRTVNAEETIRLVTAAEKKVLEVPEVITMFSRSGTPEVATDPMPLSLTDSFIMLKERDQWRAGMTKEKIREEIEEKLNEVPGQGYNFSQPIEMRFSELVSGVKADIGIKVFGEDLEVLRQKAEEIRAVVAEIPGAADVEVEQVEPIPVLQIDIDREAIGRFGVSISEVQELISSALGGEEIGQIREGDKRYELIVRLPAEVRNDADAIASLPVKLANGESVPLSSLAHIDNQPAPAQISRESGKRRVVVQLNVRGTDLAGFVANAQKAIDEKVKLDEGYYITWGGQFENLQHASARLMIVVPLALALIFTLLFMTFGSIKQALLIFTGVPLAVTGGVLALWIRGLPFSISAGVGFIALSGVAVLNGVVMVSAINRLRQEGKLLVKDAVSEGAQQRLRPVLMTALVAALGFIPMALNTGIGAEVQRPLATVVIGGIASATLLTLLVLPVLYTWFERDNELPEEL from the coding sequence ATGTTGGATAGACTCCTCCATTTCAGCCTGACTCAGCGACTCCTGGTTTTTGCCGGAACCATCGGACTTGTCCTTTGGGGAATTCTCTCATGGACCAAGCTCAATCTCGACGCGGTCCCTGACATCACCACGAATCAGGTGCAGATCAACACGCAAACCGGGGGCATGGGACCCGAGGAAGTGGAGCGGCTGGTGACGTTTCCCATCGAAACGGCGATGGCCGGCCTTCCCGGCGTGATGAACACCAGGTCGCTCAGCCAATACGGTCTGTCCCAAGTCACGGTGACATTCCACGACAACGTGGACATCTTCTTCGCACGTCAACTTGTCAACGAACGGTTGAGCAGAGTTGGCGCTGAGTTACCGGCGAATATCGATGCGCCACAAATGGGGCCGGTTTCCACCGGGCTCGGCGACATCTACATGTTCTCGGTCGAAAGCGACAAGCGCTCGATCACCGACCTGAGGACGATCATGGATTGGCAGATCGCGCCCCAGCTTCGCTCGGTCGCCGGAGTCGCCGAAGTCAATGTTGCTGACGGTAACGTTAAGCAATATCAAGTGGTCGCCGACATGGCTCGGCTGCAAGCGCGCGGACTCGGCATCCACGACCTGATCGAAGCCCTGCAGAACAATAACCAGAACGCGGGAGGAGGAGTTCTCGACTCTGGAGGGGAGAGAACGCTCATCCGATCGGTGGGCATGGCTTCCACACCAGAGGAAATCGAAACCATTCCCGTCTCAAGCGAAGACGGCACGCCTGTGCTCGTGCGCGACGTGGCCGAAGTCACGACAGGGACACCGGTCGTGACCGGACTGAGCACGAAGGATGGCCACGAAGCCCTTCTCGCCATCGCGATGATGCTCAAGGGGGCCAACGGACGAACGGTCGCCCAGGCAGTGGACGCCAAAATCGAGGAGATCAAGGCGCAGCTTCCCGAGGATGTCAAGCTGACGACGGTCTACAACCGCGCCAACTTGGTCAACAAGACGGTAGGCACGGTTGAGAAGAGCCTGCTGGAAGGCGGCATCCTCGTCATCGTCGTCCTTCTTCTGTTGCTTGGAAACTGGCGCGGCGCAGTAATCGTCGCTTTGGCAATCCCATTGTCGATGCTCTTTGCCATCGGCATGATGAACCAGTGGGGCATCTCTGGGAACCTCATGAGCCTCGGTGCGATCGACTTTGGTTTGATCGTCGACGGCGCGGTCGTCATGATCGAGAATGCCGTCCGCAGGGTTGCGGAAGCCCGCGAGCATGCCGGTAAGACGCTAAACCGTCATGATGTGCGGCACGTGGTCTGGGAGTCCTCGAAGGAAGTGGCCAAGCCAACGGCCTTCGCGGTTTCCATTATCACGGTCGTTTATTTGCCGATCTTGGCGCTGGAAGGAACCGAAGGCAAGATGTTCAAGCCGATGGCCTTTACGGTCGTGTTCGCGCTACTTGGCGCGTTGATCTTAACCCTCACATTGGTTCCGGCTTTGGCCAGCCTGTTCTTGTCAGGCGACACGCGCGAGGGCAAGAACCCGATCATGGGATTCTTCAGCCGTATGTACAAACCCGCATTGACCTTCGCGCTGCGCGCAAAGGCAATCGTTGTCGCGGGGGCTCTCGTTCTGCTGGGGCTAGCGGGCTGGGTCTTCACTACGCTGGGCGCTGAGTTCATTCCAACCTTGGATGAAGGCGACCTCGTTGTGCAGCCGATTCGTATCCGGACCGTCAACGCAGAGGAAACCATCCGGCTGGTAACCGCAGCCGAGAAGAAGGTGCTGGAAGTTCCGGAGGTGATCACGATGTTCTCCCGGAGCGGCACGCCTGAAGTCGCTACCGATCCAATGCCGCTTAGCCTTACCGACAGCTTCATCATGCTCAAAGAGAGGGATCAGTGGCGTGCGGGAATGACTAAGGAAAAGATCCGCGAGGAGATCGAAGAAAAGCTCAACGAAGTCCCAGGCCAAGGCTACAACTTCTCGCAGCCCATCGAAATGCGCTTCTCCGAATTGGTTTCCGGGGTCAAGGCCGACATCGGAATCAAGGTGTTTGGAGAAGACTTGGAGGTGCTCCGTCAGAAGGCTGAGGAGATTCGGGCGGTTGTTGCAGAAATCCCGGGCGCAGCGGACGTCGAAGTCGAGCAGGTTGAGCCCATCCCCGTTCTCCAAATCGACATCGACCGCGAAGCCATAGGGCGGTTCGGAGTTTCGATTAGCGAAGTCCAAGAGTTAATCAGCTCAGCCTTAGGAGGCGAAGAGATTGGGCAGATTCGTGAAGGGGACAAGCGGTATGAGCTGATCGTTCGTTTGCCTGCCGAAGTACGAAACGACGCTGATGCCATCGCGAGTTTGCCCGTGAAGCTGGCCAACGGCGAATCGGTCCCTCTATCGAGTCTGGCGCATATCGACAATCAACCTGCACCCGCCCAAATCAGCCGGGAATCGGGCAAGCGGCGCGTCGTCGTTCAGCTCAACGTCCGTGGAACCGACCTTGCTGGCTTCGTCGCGAATGCCCAGAAGGCCATTGACGAGAAGGTAAAGCTCGACGAAGGCTATTACATTACGTGGGGCGGTCAGTTCGAGAACCTGCAGCATGCAAGCGCACGATTGATGATTGTGGTGCCTCTGGCGCTTGCCTTGATCTTCACCCTACTCTTCATGACTTTCGGCTCGATCAAGCAGGCGTTGCTGATCTTCACCGGCGTTCCACTGGCGGTGACGGGCGGTGTTCTTGCCCTATGGATCAGAGGGTTGCCCTTCAGCATCTCGGCCGGCGTAGGCTTCATAGCCTTGTCCGGAGTTGCGGTCCTGAATGGTGTTGTGATGGTCTCTGCGATCAACCGATTGCGACAAGAAGGCAAGCTCTTGGTTAAGGACGCCGTTAGCGAAGGTGCCCAGCAGCGTCTTCGTCCGGTGCTGATGACCGCTCTCGTCGCCGCCCTGGGGTTCATTCCCATGGCACTGAACACAGGCATAGGAGCAGAAGTCCAAAGGCCCTTGGCAACGGTAGTTATTGGCGGAATCGCTTCTGCCACGTTGCTAACCCTTCTCGTCCTTCCGGTTCTTTACACATGGTTCGAGCGTGACAACGAGCTTCCGGAGGAGCTATGA
- a CDS encoding heme-degrading monooxygenase HmoB, giving the protein MDHKAKTQCGCASPCGPAQFVAINYISVRNDYALRFEELFATRAHAIDRVPGFVEMFVLRPDREGEAYLIISQWEDESGFRAWVGSSEFAEGHQRGFDDIKAAKAAGQEPPMTSSFQTYRIVAR; this is encoded by the coding sequence ATGGATCACAAAGCAAAAACTCAATGTGGCTGCGCGTCCCCGTGCGGCCCCGCACAATTCGTGGCCATCAACTACATTAGTGTTCGGAACGACTACGCACTTCGATTTGAAGAGCTTTTCGCGACGCGCGCCCATGCGATCGACCGAGTTCCAGGGTTTGTGGAGATGTTTGTTCTCCGCCCGGATCGAGAGGGCGAAGCCTATCTTATCATCAGCCAATGGGAGGACGAGAGTGGCTTCCGAGCGTGGGTCGGTTCTTCTGAGTTTGCGGAAGGCCATCAGCGAGGTTTCGACGATATAAAGGCGGCTAAAGCTGCCGGGCAAGAACCGCCCATGACGTCCAGCTTCCAGACATACAGGATTGTGGCAAGATGA